Proteins encoded together in one Nostoc sp. PCC 7524 window:
- the modA gene encoding molybdate ABC transporter substrate-binding protein has product MSEMKLLSNYLGRRFLYLSLVVVTVALTVIAGLVPNLAPSIAQQPNTVTLTVSAGAGLKPVLEDIQKAYQQQQPNINITYNFAASGVLQRQIEQGANIDIFISASNKNMNELQQKGLLLPGTRKNLIKSRIALITAKNTTGISSFQDLTKPTVKRIAIGEPRSVPLGVYAEEVFKYLGITEQVKPKLVYTRSALEIVNFVESGNVDVGIVHDTTVRASNKVKILAIAPEASHSPVVYPVAILNNSKNQAAAKSFVQFLFSEQAKPLYKNHGYSVLQ; this is encoded by the coding sequence ATGTCTGAAATGAAATTATTGAGTAATTATCTAGGTCGTCGTTTTTTATACTTAAGCTTGGTAGTAGTTACTGTAGCATTGACAGTGATAGCAGGGCTTGTACCAAATTTAGCTCCGAGTATTGCCCAACAGCCTAATACGGTGACTCTGACAGTATCAGCAGGTGCAGGTTTGAAACCAGTATTAGAGGATATTCAAAAAGCTTATCAACAACAGCAACCGAATATTAATATTACTTACAACTTTGCGGCCTCTGGTGTTTTGCAACGACAAATTGAACAAGGCGCAAATATAGATATTTTTATCTCCGCCTCGAACAAGAATATGAATGAGTTGCAACAAAAAGGATTGTTGTTACCAGGAACTCGTAAAAATCTCATCAAAAGTAGGATAGCTTTAATCACCGCTAAAAATACTACGGGTATTTCTAGCTTTCAAGATTTGACAAAACCGACTGTGAAAAGAATCGCCATCGGTGAACCTCGTAGTGTACCTCTAGGGGTGTATGCTGAGGAGGTTTTTAAATATCTGGGTATTACAGAACAAGTTAAACCTAAATTGGTCTATACCAGAAGTGCTTTAGAAATCGTCAACTTTGTGGAATCTGGTAACGTTGATGTGGGGATTGTTCATGATACCACTGTGAGAGCATCAAATAAAGTGAAGATTTTAGCGATCGCCCCTGAAGCCTCTCACTCTCCAGTCGTTTATCCAGTGGCGATTTTAAATAATAGTAAAAACCAAGCTGCTGCTAAGTCCTTTGTGCAGTTTCTCTTCAGCGAACAAGCAAAACCTCTTTACAAAAATCACGGCTACAGCGTACTTCAATAG
- a CDS encoding DUF7219 family protein, whose product MKEQSDFLSNLSDFLYPRSCYYGQFKPEYLVFNANLQEFAQRVGYISSLQTNGKISPQEAYDQIKTLWKQLKRAKKELEATSINLQSF is encoded by the coding sequence ATGAAAGAGCAATCTGATTTTCTCTCTAATCTTTCTGACTTTCTCTATCCGCGCAGTTGTTATTACGGTCAGTTTAAACCAGAATACCTAGTATTCAACGCTAATCTTCAGGAGTTTGCCCAACGTGTGGGCTACATTAGCAGTCTGCAAACCAATGGTAAAATTTCTCCACAAGAAGCTTATGACCAAATCAAAACCCTGTGGAAACAATTGAAACGTGCGAAGAAGGAACTTGAAGCTACTTCAATCAATTTACAGAGTTTCTAA
- a CDS encoding 2OG-Fe(II) oxygenase, whose amino-acid sequence MLQLDAIRQTSMQEVPYHWAVIENLLSQEASLELAASFPQENFRLSAGEGYGYLWGEMLASSDDMALMYNFGELWRERIAEGRLSSDLHHLSHNWQQLIQVLWQPQYRQALTQMSGIELKDCAMVIGFRRYNGGHLHRPHTDEPSKALTHLVFFNEQWPIEWGGCLRILKDEQPESVYQDIPPLNKLSAVIVRSDNSWHMVTPVTSSVSQPRLVLRIAFFRHPSIGF is encoded by the coding sequence ATGCTCCAGTTAGATGCTATTCGTCAGACATCCATGCAGGAAGTTCCGTATCACTGGGCTGTGATTGAAAATCTATTGTCTCAAGAAGCTAGTTTGGAACTAGCAGCTAGCTTCCCCCAAGAAAATTTTCGCTTATCGGCTGGGGAAGGATACGGTTATCTCTGGGGCGAGATGTTGGCTAGTAGTGATGATATGGCTTTAATGTACAACTTTGGTGAACTCTGGCGAGAACGCATTGCTGAGGGAAGATTATCATCAGACTTGCATCACCTCAGTCACAATTGGCAGCAACTTATACAAGTATTATGGCAACCCCAATACCGTCAAGCACTAACACAGATGTCTGGAATCGAACTCAAAGACTGTGCAATGGTAATTGGCTTTCGTCGCTACAATGGGGGACATTTACACCGTCCACATACAGATGAACCATCCAAAGCTTTAACACATCTAGTCTTTTTTAATGAGCAATGGCCTATAGAGTGGGGTGGTTGTTTACGCATTCTTAAGGATGAACAACCTGAATCGGTGTATCAAGATATTCCCCCACTGAACAAATTGTCAGCAGTGATTGTGCGCTCCGATAATTCTTGGCATATGGTAACACCAGTGACATCCTCAGTATCACAGCCTAGGCTAGTTCTCAGGATTGCTTTTTTCCGTCATCCCAGTATTGGCTTCTAG